From the genome of Candidatus Methanomethylophilaceae archaeon:
GAAGAAGACCCGCTGATTGCGAAACCGATGTCCAGAATGGTCCGCGAATGGTCCAAGACGGACGAGGATGAATCGGAGGGATACCGCAAGCACATGGCGGACTACCACCGCACCATCCGCAGGCGCCTGTTCTTCATAGTCATATGCGTGATCATAACCATAATAACGGCTGGTTACGCCATTGCCTATGGACCGCTGGACATAAGCTTCGCGGATACCTACATTACCATCTGGAACCATATCGCTGGGAACATCCAGAACACAGGATTGGATTTCATAATAGTCAATGTGAGGGCCCCAAGGATAGTCGCCGGAATATTCGGCGGAATCGGATTGGCTATCTGCGGAGCTGTGCTTCAGTCGGTCCTCCGCAACCCTCTTGCCGATTCGTATACGACGGGAGTCTCCTCGGGAGCGTCTTTCGGAGCCACTCTGGCCATAACCCTTGGGCTTTCCGTCGTCAACAGCACCCCCACGGTCATAATGGCCTTCATCTTCTCTATGCTCCCCATACTTGCGATAGTATTGCTCTCGAAACACAGATCAGCCTCATCCCCGACCGTCATGATCATGTTTGGGATAGGATTGATGTACATTTTCAACGCCTTGACGACGGTGTTCATGCTCTGGTCGTCCCCCGAAGACCTGGCCGCCATCTACCATTGGCAGGTGGGAAGCCTGGCGAAGGTGACATGGGACAACATCCCGTACATGGCCGCCATAGTGATAGTTGGAACTATAGTGATACAATTGCTTTCGGGGAAGCTCAATGTGCTTGCGACCGGCGATGAGAACGCCAAAGCCCTGGGAATCAACCCCCACAGGCTCAGAGTTTTCCTTCTGGCGATCACTGGCCTTGTTTGCGCGGGAGTTGTGAGCTTCACCGGAGTCATAGGATTCGTCGGGCTGGT
Proteins encoded in this window:
- a CDS encoding iron ABC transporter permease → MRFIEEIEEDPLIAKPMSRMVREWSKTDEDESEGYRKHMADYHRTIRRRLFFIVICVIITIITAGYAIAYGPLDISFADTYITIWNHIAGNIQNTGLDFIIVNVRAPRIVAGIFGGIGLAICGAVLQSVLRNPLADSYTTGVSSGASFGATLAITLGLSVVNSTPTVIMAFIFSMLPILAIVLLSKHRSASSPTVMIMFGIGLMYIFNALTTVFMLWSSPEDLAAIYHWQVGSLAKVTWDNIPYMAAIVIVGTIVIQLLSGKLNVLATGDENAKALGINPHRLRVFLLAITGLVCAGVVSFTGVIGFVGLVTPHIVRIFIGADNRYLIPASALFGAMLMVVCDLLGRAVLDPAVIPVGVVMAFIGGPTFIWLLVRKGNSAW